DNA sequence from the Verrucomicrobiia bacterium genome:
TCTGAACCGCCATGACTGGCGCGGGCATGGAGGCGGGGGCCGGGGCCGGCATCGCGGCCATTATCACCCACGCGGCCCTTTCCTTCGCGCCAAACCTAACCGCCTCGAGCCGCTTCTGGCCGGGCTCAAGAGCCAAAATCTGATGCCCTGCATTTATTTTGTCTTCGGCCGCAAGCGGGCCGAATTCCTGGCCTCCGAAGCCATGGAATTCGATTTCCTGACGCCCGCGGAAAAAGACAAGATCCTGCGCCTCTACGACACGCTGCTCGAACGGTTCCAGCTGACCGAGGAAAAATCAGCCCAGGACATGCGCCCTCTCCTGGAGCGCGGGATCGGTTTTCATCACGCGGGCATGCTGCCCAGCCTGAAAGAAGTGGTTGAGCAGCTTTTCACGAGCCGGATCCTCAAGCTGATCTTCACGACTGAGACGTTCGCGCTTGGCATCAACATGCCCGCGCGCACCGTCGTTTTCGACGAGCTGCAGAAGTTCTACGGCAACGGCTTCCGCAACCTCACGACACGGGATTTTTACCAGATGGCCGGCCGGGCCGGACGCCGCGGCATGGACGACGAAGGCTTTGTCTTCATGCGCATCCACCCCAACGACATTACGTACCACGAGGTCATGCGCGTCATCTACGGCACGCCTGAGCCCATCCTGAGCCAGTTCAACGCGGCTTATGCCACGCTCCTCAACCTGTACCGGGAACGCGGCCGAGAGCTCTTCGAAATTTACCCCCGCTCGCTTCACCACTTCCAGTCGTCCAAAAAGAGGCGGAACGAGGCGCTTTATCTTTTGGAAAGAAAAATGTCGCTTCTCAAGGACTTGGGCCATTGGGATGATTCCGGCCTGACGCCCAAGGGAGAATTCGCGGCATCGCTGTTCGGATACGAACTCCTGCTTTCCGAGATGCACGCCGACGGCGTGCTGGAGGGCATGAGTCCAATCCAACTGTGCCTGCTGCTCTCAGCCATGGTGTTCGAGCCGCGCAAGGACGACCACGCACCTCGCCATGCCCCGGCCATCGTCAAGCTGGAGCACACGGCCGCGCATTATTCCAAGCTCATCTACCGCAAGGAATTCAAATTCCGGGTCTTTCCGTATACCCGCCCGCCGCATTTCCATGTGGCGCGGGCCATCGAGGCCTGGGCTCAGGGGTCGGAGTTCGACCCTCTTTTCCGCCTGACGACCGTGGACGAAGGAGAACTGATCCGGAATTTCAGGATGGTGATCCAGCTGCTGCGGGAATTGGAGCATGCGCCGCATGCATCCGAGGGGTTGAAGCAGGCCACGCGCAAGGCCTGCGGCATGATCAACCGGGACATCGTGGACGCGGAGAAACAACTGCGGGCCTAAAAAAAAGGGACAGGTCCGAAGACCTGTCCCCGACTCTTTTGACTTGTCCGTTCCCTTTAGAAGTAGGAGTAAAACCAGCCTTTGGCCGAGGCCAGCGTCTTTTCCAAAACATTCTTCGGGGCCGTGAGCTTTTCGTAATTCACCTGCTGGGCCGAAAGCCAGCGGTACATGCCGAGAGCCGGTGTGAGCGACGGATCGACCAGCACCTCGTTCGCGGCCTCCAGCTTGCGGCTGACGCCCATGCGCGCTTCCCGCTGGAATTTGTGGGTCACGAACTCCATGAAGCCGTTGAAGGCCGTGCCGCCGCCCGTGAACACGTAATGCGGGTACATCATCTTTTCTTCCTGCGCCAGCGCGTCCACTTCTGCAAAAATCGCGCCGAGCCATTCCTGTGACGCGGCCGTGAACTTGTCCTGGAAATCCTGGCGGCGGATCTGCTGGTTGGTCTTGCCGTTGCGTTGGACGAGCGGGATCAGTTCGTCGCCGAAATCCGCCTCCGGTTCCAGCGTGGCAAACCTTTCCTTGAGTTTCTGCGCGTCGTGAAGCTCGATTTCCCATTCGCGCGCGATCTTGTCGGTGAGCGTGCGGCCGGCCTTCTCGACGTTTTTCGTGCGCGTGAGGCGGCCGTTCTTCCAAAGCACCAACTCCGTCATCGTATCCGCGATGTCGATGAGCACGACACCTTCCTCTTTTTCCTGTTCCGTCAGTACGGCCTCGGAAACCGTGAGCATGCGCGGAAAAAACCCCTTCACCGTAATGTCCGCGGTCTCGAAGGCGC
Encoded proteins:
- a CDS encoding DEAD/DEAH box helicase: MTWRERFPFRLDSFQEQALDAIEKDCSVLVSAPTGSGKTVIAEGVLERARSQGVGVIYTAPIKALSNQKYRDFKELYGDGVGIVTGDVSLNPDAPIVIMTTEIYRNSLFENSRRIAATGWVIFDEIHYLNDPERGTVWEEAILFTPPHIRMLALSATVPNIDELAAWIQQVHAAPITVIKEDRRVVPLGFSFQCQGKIFRDKHALLREGYLNRHDWRGHGGGGRGRHRGHYHPRGPFLRAKPNRLEPLLAGLKSQNLMPCIYFVFGRKRAEFLASEAMEFDFLTPAEKDKILRLYDTLLERFQLTEEKSAQDMRPLLERGIGFHHAGMLPSLKEVVEQLFTSRILKLIFTTETFALGINMPARTVVFDELQKFYGNGFRNLTTRDFYQMAGRAGRRGMDDEGFVFMRIHPNDITYHEVMRVIYGTPEPILSQFNAAYATLLNLYRERGRELFEIYPRSLHHFQSSKKRRNEALYLLERKMSLLKDLGHWDDSGLTPKGEFAASLFGYELLLSEMHADGVLEGMSPIQLCLLLSAMVFEPRKDDHAPRHAPAIVKLEHTAAHYSKLIYRKEFKFRVFPYTRPPHFHVARAIEAWAQGSEFDPLFRLTTVDEGELIRNFRMVIQLLRELEHAPHASEGLKQATRKACGMINRDIVDAEKQLRA
- a CDS encoding cell division FtsA domain-containing protein; the encoded protein is MEIKGIGNVEIVFYVGTHKVSAFAGQILKDGPRILSYQEIFQPEGFENGFVVNMEAAVSTLDIFVNQLLPQRGNREVTAYVVLGNSKLHGHHFASSQYYETPRSITTHEVKSIVEQTRSVATLPLTEFVLQVFPESFLVNDMADIHNPLGLEANRLGVGLKIFTMDFQEFKNVSRAFETADITVKGFFPRMLTVSEAVLTEQEKEEGVVLIDIADTMTELVLWKNGRLTRTKNVEKAGRTLTDKIAREWEIELHDAQKLKERFATLEPEADFGDELIPLVQRNGKTNQQIRRQDFQDKFTAASQEWLGAIFAEVDALAQEEKMMYPHYVFTGGGTAFNGFMEFVTHKFQREARMGVSRKLEAANEVLVDPSLTPALGMYRWLSAQQVNYEKLTAPKNVLEKTLASAKGWFYSYF